Sequence from the Cryptococcus neoformans var. neoformans JEC21 chromosome 1, complete sequence genome:
CAAGCCATCTCTGGCAGCTTTTGGTAACGAAGCATAGGTGGAGGGCTTCGAGACAGAGGAGAGTGTATAGAACACCAACTAAATCATTTATGAGTTGACTGACTGACGGACCAGATAGCTTCGCACAACACTCACCAGAATATCAAGTTTTTCTCCAGCTTCTCCGTGCGACATCCCATTTCTCTGCGCCCTAAACGGAGCAATGTGACATATAGCTGATATGCTGCGTGCTCTTGAGGATTTCGCGACTTGTTGACAAAGATTGGGTCGTCTCGGATGCTGAGATATCTGATAGCATGACAAAGGTTTCTCTGGGCGTTCGCGCCTGGGAGTACTCCTCTCATGAGCAGATCGTTTGTGATGTTTGGTCCAGCCTGAAATTAAATTCCTTTTGAAGACTTTGTCACTTTGTCTATGAATTATCTTCTCCCATACCCTCTCCCCCGAGCGTTTTCGGCGCTTGTACGTATTGGGACGCTCAAGAGATCTTCGCTTTAAAAGGAACTGGAGGTGTCATTGAAGCGCGAGGGTGACTAGCTGTGTTTGGCGCCGGCTGAAGTTCATCAACAAACCAAGGTTAGGAGCCTCCAAGGGGATACCTAGAGatttgaaaaggagatagCATCTTGCCAAATAGGCGTAAAAGCCAGAATACATGTGATCAAAATCGTCGGGTAGGCCATAAAACCGCTGAGCCAGGCTCACGAACTGGAAGAATTGGAGATGCTCTGCGACAGCCGTGCGTGTTTGAGTTATTGCAGAGTAGGCAGGCATGCCTCAGATCGAGTGTTTGGATCTTTTGCGGAGTCACTTGTATGCAACGAAGAACAGAAAAGAACTTCGAATGGAAGACTCGGACTGAATGCGAAGCTGCGCGGCGACGGACGCGGTTGCGCCAGGAAAACAGACGCGAAGTAGCAGCTGATGACACCATCGGTTTTTAGCTTTTTCCACAAAATTAGATAAGCCCCGCATCTCAAAAAGATAAGCTCAAATATAAATTAGAATCCCCATACAAATTGGCGGCGGTGGTCCCTGCAAAAATAAGATAGGCGAAAGTCGAAAAATAAGGAAATTTTTGAAACGTACATATTAGTCGAGTATAGGAGAGATGTTTTGCCCTTGCGAAGGACGGAATCAATTCAACAGCGAAAAGTGGGCGACCGGACCTTCTTGGCAGCGTGCCTTCTGCCAGCGTGGGCCGAACATGCCTAACACGTAACGTTTTGGGCTGTAGCCTCttacatcatcatcatcaacgtTATCGATACGGAGTTCGACGGCGGGCGGGAGTCGAGTCTGATATCGTCACGCGTCATCATCACGTTCTTTCTGCAATAATAGCATTACTACCGAATTGATCGTCCGATCTTATCATCCCAGAAGCTCCGTTTCCTCACAAACTCTCCACCATCAGCATGGGAGACGCTCTGGTAAGTACCATTACCCAGCCCACGCGAAGCAATATTGTCATTCTAACTCAAGCTCGCAGGCTGTCGAGGAGCAGCGTTCTGTCCTTAGCTTCAGGTCTTCTGCTCCAGAGCCGGTGAGTGATGCACATTATTCACGTGGAACTACCTTAAGATACCCAAATAACTATATGCTTATTCATGTCAAAATCTGAAGGACACGATAACGAGTAAGTAACACTAGAAACCCAACTCAGGGGTCTGACATGAATGAAGAGCTTGTCAAGCGATGTCGAGCCATGATCGTCAAACTTTTACCTGTGGAAGTTGAGCTTTCCCAGATTACAGATGCTACTAGTAGTGTTATTACGCCCCAGGTCATTACCTCGTTCGCCAAATCTGGCGGAGATTTTGAGGAAGCAGTTCCTTTTGCGTGAGTACTAACAGTACCTGTTATTCTACCAGCCCCCCGCAGATGCAGAATTGACCAAATTATTACAGACTGCTCAGAGCCAAGGCAATGCTCATGAATGAAGCTTATAAAAATCCGGCAGATTACGACGAGAATTTGTGTAGAGCTACAGCGGCAGAGGTACTAGCGCGTAGGATTGTTCATAATCTACCAATTGATAAGTTGGAGAGCGTAATGAGTACCAGATACCGATATCGCGAGAGCGACGGGGATGAATCGGCTCCTAGTAGTGCTCTGGAGACGGCCATCGATCAGCATGGTACAGTGAGTTCCATCTCGTCATGTTTGCCTCCTATGGTTCAAGCTCTGTGTTTCAGATTTTCTTGTCTTCATCTGAGGCTCAACACGTCGTGAACTGCCTATGGAGAGGTGATTGGATCCAACGAAACAATGATAACATGGATATCGATTACGTTCCATATCAACTGGCGGAATCCAGTAGCTTCTGGGCCCATCTCAATCCCGACCGCATGTCAGTCCCAAGATACCAGTCAACGTTTAAGATCGTGGTATGGTCCATATTTCTTTTTGGTAAGTTTGTTTGGTCTTCACAGTCATTCAGGTTTGACAAGAGACTATTGATTAGTCTATTCGCAAAGTGTCGAGAGCCCCCTAGAGTCATTCAACTCGGAGAGAAACTGGGATGGTTACGAAATTGTTTTATATGTGATGGCCGTTGCGTTTTTGATCGAAGGTAATTTGAAATCACCGTTTTCCTTTTGTTCTGACAAATGCCAAAGAGATTGTTAAGATGTCCAAAGTATGTGCCGAGGCGTCAGTATTCTCATGGTGAATGCTTGTGCTGAACAATACGTTCAATAGATTATACGAATTGCACCCAGACCAATGACCACAGTGGTACGTCTACAGATGCAGAAAGGACCCAGGCTGGCATTGCCCAAGATAAGCTCTACAGAAATTATCAACTTACCCATTAAATAGGGATTCTGGACCATCGTCAACTTGATTACCgactgtcttcttctcgcagCTTTTGGTCTTCGGGTAGCCGGCCTTAGTCTTGATGCAAGCAAAGATGACCAGGCTCAGCTATTGCATTTCCGGAGCTTCCAAGTTCTCAGTTGCGTGGCGCCCTTCATCTGGATGAAACTGGTAAATATCAAGcgagaaaaagaacaaacGCGATACTCATAGCTGCTCTTATGACAGTTGACTGTATTCGATGGCTTCAAGACAGAAAGTATAGATTATTTCGGCTACTGCTTTGGCTGACGCGACACAGGTCGGGACACTTCAAGTTGTAGTGGCCAGGATGCTGTCAGTATATAAGTATATCAATCCACGAATCATTGCTGATGACTTCTCCTTAATCGTCTAGTCGAGAGTCAACTATTTTCTTTATTCTGTAGGCAATTCACACTGTCTCACCGAATAGCGCTGATTGTGAGGAAGACTTGCTATCATGGGCATTGGTTTTGTACAGGTGAACATGTCCCTCAGATTATCCGTCCCTATGGAAAATGGTCCTAACTTCATTATTAACAGTCGTTATATGCCCTGGACGCTGCAGATGGAGAATCTGGGGGGCGAGGTATTGTGATCAATAACCTTATTCAGGCTCTTCTGGGGTAAGTGTATTTCTTTCTGGCTGTATGCACAGTTGATATTTGGCTTGACAGAGCCCCGGACTTTGATTCGCCCTCGGAACGGTTCGGTTACCCTTTCGGACTTATCATTTTCTACGGATGGAACTTCGTAGCAaccatcatcctcgtcaaCGTTTTGATTGCTCTGTTCGGATCCGCCTACTCCGACGTGACCGATAATGAGACGGACGAATACCTGGTTTTCTTTGCCCATAAAACTATAGACTTGATCCGTGCTCCAGACTCATACGTCTACCCTGCACCATTCAACCTCATTGAAGCCTTCTTGATTGCGCCATTTGAGTGAGTCTAAATGAAGTCTGACGAAAATACTGCTTGTTGAAAGGCTGACCGAATACAGATGGATTCTCCCCAGGGATATGTACATAGAGCTTAATCGCTACACCATGACTGTTTTGTTCTTTGTCCCGCTAGCGTTTATTGCGCTCTTCGAGTCTCAAATATCTCATTCAAAGAATCGTAGCATCAGTGCGTACTTCAACGAGCCTCCGCCcgatgaggaaggcgaTCCTGTTATCGAGGATCCGACTTGCGAGGGTGACGACAACGGAGAGATATCGAGAATTAAATTTGAAAATCTAATCAGCGTTTTTCCAAAGTACGTATGAAGATCAACAATTCCCAAAAATGTCGCTAACTAAGTTGCATTACTAGTACTGCACTCACTGAGAGCGCTGTTATTCATCAGGAGATGAAAACCATGAGAAAGCAATTAGATAGGCTTGAAAAGCTTCTACTAGAGCCCAGGGCTAAAACTGCCTAGAAAGGCTGTGAACCAGGGTGTGCCGGCTTCTTTTCGAGCAAGCGACAAGGTCTAGTCTGTCAGGGTCAGTAACCAGAGTTTCTCATGATAAGAAGCAAAATGATAGAGTCAAATCGACATCTGGCTCAGAAAACTGTTTCAAGAGCATTGTATGTATCTTTTCGTACTACGTACCTCACTGAAATGGATATCGCCCCTTGTCGTGGAAAGTGATTTTTAATAATAGCAAAGATGATGTAATGAATCATCTGCCTTGATTCGTGGGTGGGACTTTTGTTTCCGAAGAATAAATGTCGAATCGGTATTACGGACTGTACTAGCAAGTGTGTATATGAATGGTGTGGCCGCTGTGAGATAGTAGCAGTGCAAGCCGAACAAAAAATATGCACACCTTGTGTGACTAACGAAGCACAAAACGACGTTAATAGACGTAGTGAGCACACACACACAGAGCTGTTCCTGCAAAGTTTTGCTATACAGATACTATACTGATTATGGAAGAACATTAAAAATAAAAGGATCTCTGCCATTCTAACGATGTAaattctcttccatctccaccactcTCAACTCGAGctccatttcctccgtTACTTCAGTTAAAAGACCCACCTCCCATCTGCCCCAGATGAAGCCAGTATATAGGAAGGTCACTGCGGCAGCACCCAAAAGCCCCGCAAGGATTGTAAAGATTGGTTGCAGCCAGCTCTTGGGTTGCCACGCTGAACCCACGGTAAGACCAACAAGTGCCAAGAACATAAGCCCGCAAACACGAAGATGCGACGTTGATGTGTGACTTGAAATACGCGTATAGAGACGAAGGGTCCCAAGGGCATTCCGGATGGTAGATGCTTTAGGGATAGACGACGTGGATGTTCGGGGGGAACTCGGATTGCTCGAATGGGAGTGGTTTTTGAATGGATCTCGTACGGCATAAACGTTCGAGCCAATTGGATCAGCCTTTGATTGAGATAGGATAGGCATTAGGGGTTCAGATGAACTGTTGTGTGATAATTTGGAAGATTCGTCTTGAGGATTAGCGTTGTTTGCATGTTTTCCCTTGTCCGGAGTATCTATAACGAAAGTGGAAAATAGGGCGAAATGGTCCGAGTAGGAATGTAAATGGCCAGGCACCCTGTTTGTGAGAACGACCT
This genomic interval carries:
- a CDS encoding calcium activated cation channel, putative, which codes for MGDALAVEEQRSVLSFRSSAPEPDTITKLVKRCRAMIVKLLPVEVELSQITDATSSVITPQVITSFAKSGGDFEEAVPFALLRAKAMLMNEAYKNPADYDENLCRATAAEVLARRIVHNLPIDKLESVMSTRYRYRESDGDESAPSSALETAIDQHGTIFLSSSEAQHVVNCLWRGDWIQRNNDNMDIDYVPYQLAESSSFWAHLNPDRMSVPRYQSTFKIVVWSIFLFVYSQSVESPLESFNSERNWDGYEIVLYVMAVAFLIEEIVKMSKIIRIAPRPMTTVGFWTIVNLITDCLLLAAFGLRVAGLSLDASKDDQAQLLHFRSFQVLSCVAPFIWMKLLTVFDGFKTEMARMLRESTIFFILLAIMGIGFVQSLYALDAADGESGGRGIVINNLIQALLGAPDFDSPSERFGYPFGLIIFYGWNFVATIILVNVLIALFGSAYSDVTDNETDEYLVFFAHKTIDLIRAPDSYVYPAPFNLIEAFLIAPFEWILPRDMYIELNRYTMTVLFFVPLAFIALFESQISHSKNRSISAYFNEPPPDEEGDPVIEDPTCEGDDNGEISRIKFENLISVFPNTALTESAVIHQEMKTMRKQLDRLEKLLLEPRAKTA